In a single window of the Palaemon carinicauda isolate YSFRI2023 chromosome 10, ASM3689809v2, whole genome shotgun sequence genome:
- the LOC137648901 gene encoding E3 SUMO-protein ligase EGR2-like isoform X3 → MLSSASDSLPISDGSGGGMDVRRYELRWTHHQSTVVAEVGSLYRDAALVDVTLACEDQRTYQAHKLVLSACSQYFQGLFARHAAHQHPIIFLKDVSGDECEALLTYMYRGEVSVNHDQIHRILRVANSLQVRGLADMDPSSSSRPSSPSGERGGQCPSSSPSPSTGPPTKCPTPISEPHSPNPPPLVNPSLAQLGNANHPVLPPHSLGADHPPPRHPSVAAAAAAAAAAAAVAVRPPGPQHPHMPHEYHPYPMLPHRPYDLSSTAPSLLSVSEADVNRSDDPAKHPPGALSRSYPPQLRVKQDLGGNSWDGPVEVGGVSPLSLGDPPRHPYLNPSIFSSFLHDQHPATTSQYGFPKFQRMFPISDPLRRLDRLSNPGSETRIHKCQYCSRKFKRKDHLKTHIRIHTGERPYKCKICGRGFIQSQQVKIHMKVHVREDATGVGGSSALGVGAGSGLPTLYPDLGGHFSDQQGSGAPHNDPHTDLDQSTDNNPPDPDSDNECSSEIADTDFELRLQQQERESGNGGSGRTPPASNPSSGGMREHKTPSPQSPPGSLSRGHPTPPDDQSCGAMSLKESYHIGSNIKK, encoded by the exons ATGGGAGTGGCGGCGGGATGGACGTAAGGCGCTATGAGCTTCGCTGGACCCACCACCAGTCGACGGTGGTGGCAGAAGTGGGCTCCCTGTACCGCGACGCCGCCCTTGTGGACGTCACCCTCGCCTGCGAGGACCAGAGGACTTACCAGGCCCATAAGCTCGTCCTGTCTGCCTGCTCACAATATTTTCAG GGTCTTTTCGCGCGGCATGCGGCGCATCAACACCCAATCATCTTCCTGAAGGACGTCAGTGGAGATGAATGCGAGGCACTGCTGACCTACATGTACCGCGGCGAGGTCTCTGTCAACCATGACCAAATTCACCGCATCCTCAGGGTGGCCAACTCGCTCCAG GTACGAGGTTTGGCAGACATGGATCCTTCCTCATCCTCTCGACCCTCATCTCCCTCAGGGGAACGTGGAGGCCAGTGCCCTTCCTCCTCCCCGTCGCCAAGTACCGGCCCTCCCACCAAATGTCCCACTCCAATCAGTGAACCCCACTCTCCAAATCCTCCTCCTTTGGTCAATCCATCCCTAGCCCAATTGGGAAATGCCAACCACCCCGTACTCCCTCCCCACTCTCTTGGAGCCGACCACCCACCGCCTAGACATCCGTCAGTTGCGGCAGCTGCTGCCGCAGCAGCAGCCGCAGCAGCAGTAGCTGTAAGACCACCAGGCCCTCAGCATCCTCACATGCCTCATGAGTACCATCCTTATCCAATGCTGCCCCATCGCCCGTATGATCTTTCTTCAACTGCACCATCTCTCCTGTCTGTCAGTGAAGCGGACGTGAACAGATCAGACGACCCAGCAAAACATCCGCCTGGTGCGCTCTCGAGATCCTACCCGCCACAGCTA CGTGTCAAGCAAGACCTAGGAGGAAACAGTTGGGATGGACCTGTTGAAGTTGGTGGTGTGTCTCCTCTGTCCCTTGGTGACCCGCCCCGACACCCTTACCTCAATCCAAGCATCTTTAGCAGTTTTTTGCATGACCAGCACCCTGCCACCACTTCTCAATATGGG TTTCCGAAATTTCAGAGAATGTTTCCAATCAGTGATCCCTTACGTCGGCTGGACCGGCTGAGTAACCCTGGTAGCGAGACGCGGATCCACAAGTGTCAGTATTGTTCTCGGAAATTCAAGAGGAAGGACCACCTGAAGACGCATATCAGGATTCATACAGGCGAAAGACCCTATAAATGTAAGATTTGCGGAAGAGGCTTCATCCAAAGTCAGCAG GTGAAAATTCACATGAAGGTACATGTACGGGAAGATGCAACAGGTGTTGGTGGGTCATCTGCACTGGGCGTTGGCGCAGGTAGCGGTCTTCCTACTCTGTACCCGGATCTTGGGGGGCACTTCAGTGACCAACAGGGGTCTGGTGCCCCCCACAATGACCCCCATACAGATTTAGACCAGTCTACAGACAACAATCCCCCTGATCCAGACTCAGACAATGAGTGCAGCTCAGAAATTGCAGATACGGATTTTGAGTTACGACTgcagcaacaagagagagagagtggcaatgGAGGCTCGGGGCGAACCCCACCAGCGTCTAATCCGTCGTCTGGAGGAATGCGTGAGCACAAGACCCCGTCCCCACAGTCCCCTCCAGGATCACTGTCGAGGGGCCATCCCACTCCTCCGGATGACCAGAGCTGTGGTGCCATGTCTTTAAAGGAATCATATCATATAGGTAGCAATATAAAGAAATGA
- the LOC137648901 gene encoding E3 SUMO-protein ligase EGR2-like isoform X1 — MLSSASDSLPISDDDRRDMVRNGSGGDGSGGGMDVRRYELRWTHHQSTVVAEVGSLYRDAALVDVTLACEDQRTYQAHKLVLSACSQYFQGLFARHAAHQHPIIFLKDVSGDECEALLTYMYRGEVSVNHDQIHRILRVANSLQVRGLADMDPSSSSRPSSPSGERGGQCPSSSPSPSTGPPTKCPTPISEPHSPNPPPLVNPSLAQLGNANHPVLPPHSLGADHPPPRHPSVAAAAAAAAAAAAVAVRPPGPQHPHMPHEYHPYPMLPHRPYDLSSTAPSLLSVSEADVNRSDDPAKHPPGALSRSYPPQLRVKQDLGGNSWDGPVEVGGVSPLSLGDPPRHPYLNPSIFSSFLHDQHPATTSQYGFPKFQRMFPISDPLRRLDRLSNPGSETRIHKCQYCSRKFKRKDHLKTHIRIHTGERPYKCKICGRGFIQSQQVKIHMKVHVREDATGVGGSSALGVGAGSGLPTLYPDLGGHFSDQQGSGAPHNDPHTDLDQSTDNNPPDPDSDNECSSEIADTDFELRLQQQERESGNGGSGRTPPASNPSSGGMREHKTPSPQSPPGSLSRGHPTPPDDQSCGAMSLKESYHIGSNIKK; from the exons ATGGGAGTGGCGGCGGGATGGACGTAAGGCGCTATGAGCTTCGCTGGACCCACCACCAGTCGACGGTGGTGGCAGAAGTGGGCTCCCTGTACCGCGACGCCGCCCTTGTGGACGTCACCCTCGCCTGCGAGGACCAGAGGACTTACCAGGCCCATAAGCTCGTCCTGTCTGCCTGCTCACAATATTTTCAG GGTCTTTTCGCGCGGCATGCGGCGCATCAACACCCAATCATCTTCCTGAAGGACGTCAGTGGAGATGAATGCGAGGCACTGCTGACCTACATGTACCGCGGCGAGGTCTCTGTCAACCATGACCAAATTCACCGCATCCTCAGGGTGGCCAACTCGCTCCAG GTACGAGGTTTGGCAGACATGGATCCTTCCTCATCCTCTCGACCCTCATCTCCCTCAGGGGAACGTGGAGGCCAGTGCCCTTCCTCCTCCCCGTCGCCAAGTACCGGCCCTCCCACCAAATGTCCCACTCCAATCAGTGAACCCCACTCTCCAAATCCTCCTCCTTTGGTCAATCCATCCCTAGCCCAATTGGGAAATGCCAACCACCCCGTACTCCCTCCCCACTCTCTTGGAGCCGACCACCCACCGCCTAGACATCCGTCAGTTGCGGCAGCTGCTGCCGCAGCAGCAGCCGCAGCAGCAGTAGCTGTAAGACCACCAGGCCCTCAGCATCCTCACATGCCTCATGAGTACCATCCTTATCCAATGCTGCCCCATCGCCCGTATGATCTTTCTTCAACTGCACCATCTCTCCTGTCTGTCAGTGAAGCGGACGTGAACAGATCAGACGACCCAGCAAAACATCCGCCTGGTGCGCTCTCGAGATCCTACCCGCCACAGCTA CGTGTCAAGCAAGACCTAGGAGGAAACAGTTGGGATGGACCTGTTGAAGTTGGTGGTGTGTCTCCTCTGTCCCTTGGTGACCCGCCCCGACACCCTTACCTCAATCCAAGCATCTTTAGCAGTTTTTTGCATGACCAGCACCCTGCCACCACTTCTCAATATGGG TTTCCGAAATTTCAGAGAATGTTTCCAATCAGTGATCCCTTACGTCGGCTGGACCGGCTGAGTAACCCTGGTAGCGAGACGCGGATCCACAAGTGTCAGTATTGTTCTCGGAAATTCAAGAGGAAGGACCACCTGAAGACGCATATCAGGATTCATACAGGCGAAAGACCCTATAAATGTAAGATTTGCGGAAGAGGCTTCATCCAAAGTCAGCAG GTGAAAATTCACATGAAGGTACATGTACGGGAAGATGCAACAGGTGTTGGTGGGTCATCTGCACTGGGCGTTGGCGCAGGTAGCGGTCTTCCTACTCTGTACCCGGATCTTGGGGGGCACTTCAGTGACCAACAGGGGTCTGGTGCCCCCCACAATGACCCCCATACAGATTTAGACCAGTCTACAGACAACAATCCCCCTGATCCAGACTCAGACAATGAGTGCAGCTCAGAAATTGCAGATACGGATTTTGAGTTACGACTgcagcaacaagagagagagagtggcaatgGAGGCTCGGGGCGAACCCCACCAGCGTCTAATCCGTCGTCTGGAGGAATGCGTGAGCACAAGACCCCGTCCCCACAGTCCCCTCCAGGATCACTGTCGAGGGGCCATCCCACTCCTCCGGATGACCAGAGCTGTGGTGCCATGTCTTTAAAGGAATCATATCATATAGGTAGCAATATAAAGAAATGA
- the LOC137648901 gene encoding E3 SUMO-protein ligase EGR2-like isoform X2 → MLSSASDSLPISDDDRRDMVRNGSGGDGSGGGMDVRRYELRWTHHQSTVVAEVGSLYRDAALVDVTLACEDQRTYQAHKLVLSACSQYFQGLFARHAAHQHPIIFLKDVSGDECEALLTYMYRGEVSVNHDQIHRILRVANSLQVRGLADMDPSSSSRPSSPSGERGGQCPSSSPSPSTGPPTKCPTPISEPHSPNPPPLVNPSLAQLGNANHPVLPPHSLGADHPPPRHPSVAAAAAAAAAAAAVAVRPPGPQHPHMPHEYHPYPMLPHRPYDLSSTAPSLLSVSEADVNRSDDPAKHPPGALSRSYPPQLRVKQDLGGNSWDGPVEVGGVSPLSLGDPPRHPYLNPSIFSSFLHDQHPATTSQYGRMFPISDPLRRLDRLSNPGSETRIHKCQYCSRKFKRKDHLKTHIRIHTGERPYKCKICGRGFIQSQQVKIHMKVHVREDATGVGGSSALGVGAGSGLPTLYPDLGGHFSDQQGSGAPHNDPHTDLDQSTDNNPPDPDSDNECSSEIADTDFELRLQQQERESGNGGSGRTPPASNPSSGGMREHKTPSPQSPPGSLSRGHPTPPDDQSCGAMSLKESYHIGSNIKK, encoded by the exons ATGGGAGTGGCGGCGGGATGGACGTAAGGCGCTATGAGCTTCGCTGGACCCACCACCAGTCGACGGTGGTGGCAGAAGTGGGCTCCCTGTACCGCGACGCCGCCCTTGTGGACGTCACCCTCGCCTGCGAGGACCAGAGGACTTACCAGGCCCATAAGCTCGTCCTGTCTGCCTGCTCACAATATTTTCAG GGTCTTTTCGCGCGGCATGCGGCGCATCAACACCCAATCATCTTCCTGAAGGACGTCAGTGGAGATGAATGCGAGGCACTGCTGACCTACATGTACCGCGGCGAGGTCTCTGTCAACCATGACCAAATTCACCGCATCCTCAGGGTGGCCAACTCGCTCCAG GTACGAGGTTTGGCAGACATGGATCCTTCCTCATCCTCTCGACCCTCATCTCCCTCAGGGGAACGTGGAGGCCAGTGCCCTTCCTCCTCCCCGTCGCCAAGTACCGGCCCTCCCACCAAATGTCCCACTCCAATCAGTGAACCCCACTCTCCAAATCCTCCTCCTTTGGTCAATCCATCCCTAGCCCAATTGGGAAATGCCAACCACCCCGTACTCCCTCCCCACTCTCTTGGAGCCGACCACCCACCGCCTAGACATCCGTCAGTTGCGGCAGCTGCTGCCGCAGCAGCAGCCGCAGCAGCAGTAGCTGTAAGACCACCAGGCCCTCAGCATCCTCACATGCCTCATGAGTACCATCCTTATCCAATGCTGCCCCATCGCCCGTATGATCTTTCTTCAACTGCACCATCTCTCCTGTCTGTCAGTGAAGCGGACGTGAACAGATCAGACGACCCAGCAAAACATCCGCCTGGTGCGCTCTCGAGATCCTACCCGCCACAGCTA CGTGTCAAGCAAGACCTAGGAGGAAACAGTTGGGATGGACCTGTTGAAGTTGGTGGTGTGTCTCCTCTGTCCCTTGGTGACCCGCCCCGACACCCTTACCTCAATCCAAGCATCTTTAGCAGTTTTTTGCATGACCAGCACCCTGCCACCACTTCTCAATATGGG AGAATGTTTCCAATCAGTGATCCCTTACGTCGGCTGGACCGGCTGAGTAACCCTGGTAGCGAGACGCGGATCCACAAGTGTCAGTATTGTTCTCGGAAATTCAAGAGGAAGGACCACCTGAAGACGCATATCAGGATTCATACAGGCGAAAGACCCTATAAATGTAAGATTTGCGGAAGAGGCTTCATCCAAAGTCAGCAG GTGAAAATTCACATGAAGGTACATGTACGGGAAGATGCAACAGGTGTTGGTGGGTCATCTGCACTGGGCGTTGGCGCAGGTAGCGGTCTTCCTACTCTGTACCCGGATCTTGGGGGGCACTTCAGTGACCAACAGGGGTCTGGTGCCCCCCACAATGACCCCCATACAGATTTAGACCAGTCTACAGACAACAATCCCCCTGATCCAGACTCAGACAATGAGTGCAGCTCAGAAATTGCAGATACGGATTTTGAGTTACGACTgcagcaacaagagagagagagtggcaatgGAGGCTCGGGGCGAACCCCACCAGCGTCTAATCCGTCGTCTGGAGGAATGCGTGAGCACAAGACCCCGTCCCCACAGTCCCCTCCAGGATCACTGTCGAGGGGCCATCCCACTCCTCCGGATGACCAGAGCTGTGGTGCCATGTCTTTAAAGGAATCATATCATATAGGTAGCAATATAAAGAAATGA
- the LOC137648336 gene encoding uncharacterized protein has protein sequence MYLDVCFEHELRFKVELNLKDELRLIDELLFKDELRFKNKTNSEDELNFEDKINFEDELNFEDEHKFKDELNFEDMHYFEDEPRFKDELNFEDELSFEDNLNFKDELTFEEKYNFEDEFKFKD, from the coding sequence ATGTACCTTGATGTATGCTTTGAACATGAGCTTAGATTTAAAGTCGAGCTTAACTTAAAAGATGAGCTTAGATTAATAGACGAGCTTCTATTTAAAGACGAGCTTAGATTTAAAAACAAGACTAACTCGGAAGATGAGCTTAACTTTGAAGACAAGATTAACTTTGAAGATGAGCTTAACTTTGAAGACGAACATAAATTTAAAGACGAGCTTAACTTTGAAGATATGCATTACTTTGAAGACGAACCTAGATTTAAAGACGAGCTTAACTTTGAAGACGAGCTTAGTTTTGAAGACAATCTTAACTTTAAAGATGAGCTTACTTTTGAAGAAAAGTATAACTTTGAAGATGAGTTTAAGTTTAAAGACTAG